taaaattatttaaatttatgctAAATGACGTTTTAATATCCTAAAAcaaactctatctttattttagtattcttaaaagttgaattttataatttctaatataattaaataaccttAATTTTAAAAGGTTAATTTTAATGTTTGTAAGATtaatcttaaaatattattttaattcttttagaagtaaataaaaagttattttagtatttttaatgttaaatttaaatttataattgttAATACAATAAATCAACCTCAGTTAATTATATAAggattatttagtattttttaaattaatgcttAAAAGATATCTTAGTCCTTTAAGAATAAACTAaaagatattttagtttttttaaaaatcaatcttcaaaaattattttgttcttttaaaaattaattataaaagtattttaatctttttaaaaattaaaatttaaaatttttatagatatatttttgaaATGTGTTTGATGTATGTGACATTTTTATATTGCCTGTTTCTTGTATTAATTTTTCAACTAATTATATTCTATTTTCATTTAAATCTTATataagaaaaaacaaaatttttacaattttaacTTGTATTtacaattaaatatattttaaaagtgaaaaagttaattattttaaatatattcttttatctttttttttagtttaataaactTGCTTTACATGATTATTGGTTTCTGCTTCTAACccaactttatatttttttttccacttttttaataaaatccaAAATTCATACCCGGAATCCAAGAGCCACTTGCTATATGCCTATATCCGAGCCAAATCAAATAATAGATGCTAATTCAAAGAGTTAGATAAAGAATAGCCAAACCAACCAAAAAACATTCAATACATATATAAcgaaataagattaaaaaataaaaaatctgtaAATCTTTATCTGTACCCTTATAACATATTTGGTTTCTATTTTGGAACCTCAAAAGTCAAAACTATAGTTTGGACAAAGACAACAGAATCAGCATTATTCCATTTGCACAAGATCATTGATGTCAAATCAATGAACTATTAGATTAATGATTCGCCAGTTAAAAAGAGTACCACAATAATGTCAAAAATCAGAAGCAACATCTCCAGCCTAGTTCCCCAGTCCGGTTTGTCTTTAAAGAAAACTGGAGAGGCCATTCCAATTTCCTAAAAGATGTTTACATCTCTGccattttctgtttttcttttggGGAAACAACTCTTGCCTACAAGTAATAGAAAGCCAAAATCTCTTATGACTATCTTAGTTCCTTTACTTCTGGTTCCTTGTAAGACCGAGCCTTGCCAAATTTTTGCAGAAGACGCGAAGTCAAATCAGATAAAACACGCATCAAGTATCTCATGAGTGCATTCAACTGAGCGAAAAGAATTTCCGCTAATAAATCAATTTCTGATTGGTATTGCTCGTAAATAAAAAATGCAGTGAATGCAAATACCAAACCTGCATAACACAATTCAGACTAGGTAAAAATGAAAGCTCTGGAAGCCATCAGAATGTTCTAGAGTTGCAAAAAAGAATCCCATACCTATCCCTACAAATGTTGTCAACTTATGCGAGGACAAGATCAACTTCAGAAAGTAAAGTGGAATTGCAATCTGCATTGGAAGATAGAAAAGTTAAACCCTCCACCAAACCAAAAGATGGAACCAAAGCAGAATACATGCATCCTCAATAAAAGGATAATGCTTGCATAACGTCAAcatataataacaacaacaactactactacaaaataaattgcattaaataaggaAGAATTTAATATCCATTTTTTAAGGAAAAGGTCACAATTTTTACCTTGAAGAACGTCAACCAGTCTTCCCCTTGACGCAGTCTCCTTATAGTTTTATAATTGTTGTTCCACTGATTCACTGTAGTTGTAACTGAACCTTTCATTTCTGAATTAGATATCTTAAAACTAGAGGAGGATATCCTTTTTGTTTGAAACCCAAATCTGCCATGAAAGTGTCATAAAGTTAGTGCTGTAGAAAGTTTTCCCTTTCCACAATTCTACCCCAAGACAATTTCAAATTAGTTAAATGTAGAAATATGGCTCAACTCCTATGCTTGGCACTAATTGTGGTTAGACATGACCAGCTTATATCTTTATGCTGAGATACAGACCACATCACTCCACAATACTAATAATCCATGACCAAAAAACAAAAACTTTGTTTGGGTAGAAACTGAGGGAGGACCAACTGATGAACCATCAATCAACAAAGAAACAGACTAATTAAAACAATTCTGATATGCAATGCCAGGTGATTGAAAGCAGCATGAGTAATTTTCTAAGAATCAGACAGGAATATAATAGCCTGAGTCTTTATGAGAATGCACTTACAGGTTTGCTGGTAGAGTACCCCATCCAAAGAGAAGAAATGTGACAAGCATCAAGAATTTGGCAGCAGATGATATAAAAGTGCTTCCAGAGAGGAAAAACCAGTAAAATAACAAAACCATCACAATGAAACATGCGAAGGATGTCTTTTCATTTCTCCACAACAAAACATCAGCCACTGAAACAACAAATGAAAACATTATTTTGGCTTGACAAAATGTTATTGAAGACGATTCAGAATAGTTTACAAATTGCAGGTGTATCAACAAAGATTCAGCTTAACTATGTGGGGCACAACCTGTGATTGTAAGAACTTATTCAGAAAATAAACccatttgctcatcaatttcagaGTTTGTCATGAAACTGTATTCCAAGTAAGAATAAGTATGGAAATACCAAAAGTAACAATAAAGGAAAAATAAACTACTAATGCAATCTGGAGGATGCTGGGAAGCAAAGGTGGCAAAGTATGCAAGGGAGTGAAGAACAAAGGTTTTCATCCTACCTTTATATTAAAgagaaacaaacaaacaaaaagttttgGGGTGTGCTGCCAAAATTTTGTTCTCTCACGTTTTTGTTGCACCATAATTTCATAAGATCCTAAAGTCACTTCTCATTCTAAGTTTCGGCCAAGAGCTAAGCATtcccttttaaaaaaaataaaaaaataaaatgaactacACAATTTAATAGGCATGATGTTTATTGTTGCAGGTGGTGCACTACAGCACTAGTACTGATGCCAGGGTTAACATAACTGGTATATGTACATGCACTATGCACATCAAACCAAATTTAAACACCCATAGTTGTTAATATCAAGTTGAGAGGAATTATCAaggactttattttttaaaatattaatagttCTCAATTTCATTATTAGATAGGAAAAGCTTTATACAAATCATGTACCATATTATTTTCTAGTGCTAATAtgtatgatttttatttaattttgaaagagTATTTTTCCATTTCATATTCATTCACCATCTCTTTAAGTTATGCATGGATGCAGTTCCAATAGATCAAACTTCTGGGTCATTTTCAACAGTTTTACAGTAGGAAAGAATATAGATTGGTAGGGTCTATTCTATGAAGGAAAATGGAAATTAATTTAGATTGGAGAGGGTCGTACCATAGTTATAACTAGAGATAacacattttaaaataaaattgacgAGGAGGGCAATTTAAAATTTGCAGAAGTTCAAACCAGTTTGCTTTTTGGAGACAATTGATTGTAATGAATTAATGTTGTGGTATCAGATAGAGAGAGAAGGAAGGAATACTAATGCTAGTCTATGTATGCCATAATGAGTTTAATAGTGAAATTCAGCTAGTCCTGATGATGCATGTTTCACTTCTGTTATATGCATGTAATCACTTCCTCTCTTTCCCCATACTATGTGCTTTTTGACAAAAGTAAGCACTTCTCTTCACTCACATGAGACATTCATGACATGGGAGCTCCATCATACCATAGCATGAACCATATGAGCACCATCAACCAATGCTTGACACTTGGCTCAATGGATTGCTTTCTCTTCAATCTTTATATTTTAAGAGATTTGCAAATTATGACTTCACTATTCTAACATGATGGGCCAGAGGTCAATGCAATGTGCCTCAAACCATTCCATTTAATTCAACAGTTGCTTTGCTTAGGTATATAATAACATTGTAAAATAAGAGAATGCATTATGTTCCAACCTTTTCCACCTCCAAGCAGTTTAGCTGCTTTTGACTGTTCAGTGGAATCACAGCATCCTGAAATAGATAGCTCTCTGGCTAGATGAGAGAACGAATCTATGGTTAATGTGATCCCTTCCTGTGTTATCCAATATCAGGGAATATTAAAGAAAGTAAGAGAAAAATTTTCAATACCATATATGAAAACTTCCAAATAGAACATCATATCTGTTAGaacaattttaaactttaaagcaacatagaaatgaaaagaaagtgaTTGCTACTGGTTGATCAAGTATACTGTTTACAGCATTCATAACTTGTCAAATACTATCTAAAAAAAAGTGATTGATCAATTATAAGAATACATCTTTAATTAATGTCTTAACAAGATTAACacaaataaatgataaaaaaactgAGATATATGTAAGAAGACCATctactttaattttcttgtttctatTGTCTGTGCATGCAGGAAAGAAGTGGCCACTTTTCTTCAGTAAGCCATCATTCCATTGCAACACATTTTGCCTCTTTGAAGGTTGCAGTCATACCGCGACATAATTCATATTAAAAAGGCCAAGAATgaaatttaagagaaaaaaaatataaagaaaggaGATGGTGATATATACCTCAAGGGAGATTATTGGTAAGTATGCAAGTTCTCTCCGAGCGGCGGTGCAGCTGAAAGTTCTGGTGTGTGTTGCTAactgaaaaaaatgaactaacaAAGGATAACTGAAGCCTCCGGACCCCAACTTGTCATGCATCCACTTTAAAACTGAGAGAACGAATTGCACCAAATTGACAGGAAGTTTGGTGAGTGGCCTACAATTAATGCAAGTAATTATGTGTCTTGGTTAAAAGCATAAGGGGCCATAAACCACCAAAAAAGAACAACCAGAAATAGTTTCTTCTGCCTCCAGCAGTGAATAAAGCAGCAAGCCAGAGATATAAATATCCCAAAGAATGTCAATAAGACAACAAAGAGATAGGCCAACTTTGTTCAGTGCCTTAATGGAGGAAATATACAAGACCTAGTTTTACAAGACACAGATTACAGATCTAGAGGATATGACATATCCTAGATTGGCAGGAAAGAGCTAATTCAATGGTTTTTGTGATAGCACTTTTCCAAAGATATGAACAGAGGAAATCTTATGTTACAAAGTCATTCCCCCCTTCCCAAAACTCCCCCGAGTGAATATTGTTAAACATAAACAGAAAACATCAGAAGGATTCATAACAACCCATATATGATATATCAGAACAGGTTGCTTATTTTACCTTTGATATCCAAGACCTTCCAACAAA
Above is a genomic segment from Arachis hypogaea cultivar Tifrunner unplaced genomic scaffold, arahy.Tifrunner.gnm2.J5K5 arahy.Tifrunner.gnm2.scaffold_343, whole genome shotgun sequence containing:
- the LOC114927374 gene encoding 3beta-hydroxysteroid-dehydrogenase/decarboxylase, which produces MAAAVDDRFADLQNPKTCVVLGGRGFLGRSLVLKLLNFGNWIVRVADSAESIQLHASESLLSDALSSARASYFHLELRDKLNVTKVLEGASVVFYMDVAGLNPNDFYSCYTLIVQGAKNVISACRECKVKRLIYNSSADVVFDGFHDIHNGDESLPYPWKIENVLSDFKAQAEALILSANDIDGLLTCALRPCNVFGPGDTEFVPFFLDLARFGFAKYIIGTGDNMSDFTFYENVAHAHICAEEALNFQTVSVAGKAFFITNFEPMKFWEFLSLLLEGLGYQRPLTKLPVNLVQFVLSVLKWMHDKLGSGGFSYPLLVHFFQLATHTRTFSCTAARRELAYLPIISLEEGITLTIDSFSHLARELSISGCCDSTEQSKAAKLLGGGKVADVLLWRNEKTSFACFIVMVLLFYWFFLSGSTFISSAAKFLMLVTFLLFGWGTLPANLFGFQTKRISSSSFKISNSEMKGSVTTTVNQWNNNYKTIRRLRQGEDWLTFFKIAIPLYFLKLILSSHKLTTFVGIGLVFAFTAFFIYEQYQSEIDLLAEILFAQLNALMRYLMRVLSDLTSRLLQKFGKARSYKEPEVKELR